The Manis javanica isolate MJ-LG chromosome 6, MJ_LKY, whole genome shotgun sequence genome contains a region encoding:
- the ARL4A gene encoding ADP-ribosylation factor-like protein 4A produces the protein MGNGLSDQTSILSSLPSFQSFHIVILGLDCAGKTTVLYRLQFNEFVNTVPTKGFNTEKIKVTLGNSKTVTFHFWDVGGQEKLRPLWKSYTRCTDGIVFVVDSVDVERMEEAKTELHKITRISENQGVPVLIVANKQDLRNSLSLSEIEKLLAMGELSSSTPWHLQPTCAIIGDGLKEGLEKLHDMIIKRRKMLRQQKKKR, from the coding sequence ATGGGGAATGGACTGTCAGACCAGACTTCTATCCTGTCCAGCCTGCCATCATTTCAGTCCTTTCACATTGTTATTCTGGGTTTGGACTGTGCTGGAAAGACAACTGTATTATACAGGCTGCAGTTCAATGAATTTGTAAATACTGTACCTACCAAAGGATTTAATACTGAAAAAATTAAGGTAACGTTGGGGAATTCTAAAACAGTTACTTTTCACTTCTGGGATGTAGGTGGTCAGGAGAAATTGAGGCCACTGTGGAAGTCATATACCAGATGCACAGATGGCATTGTGTTTGTTGTGGACTCTGTTGATGTTGAAAGGATGGAAGAAGCCAAAACTGAACTTCATAAAATAACTAGGATATCAGAAAATCAAGGAGTCCCTGTACTTATAGTTGCTAACAAACAAGACTTGAGGAACTCATTGTCTCTCTCAGAAATCGAGAAATTGTTGGCAATGGGTGAACTGAGCTCATCAACTCCATGGCATTTGCAGCCCACCTGTGCGATCATAGGAGATGGACTAAAGGAAGGACTTGAGAAACTACATGATATgataattaaaagaagaaaaatgttgcgccaacagaaaaagaaaagatga